The following nucleotide sequence is from Bactrocera oleae isolate idBacOlea1 chromosome 2, idBacOlea1, whole genome shotgun sequence.
GTAGTGGAACGTGTtatctatataatttaaattccatcGATAACATAGTGACCTGTGCACCTAGCAGAGCATTACAGTGCTATTGTGCTTTCTATACTGAAGGGCATCATAAGTTTTATTCAAGTGTTTGGATCGCTACACTTTCCActattatttcttatattagtctttcaatttaatgaatatacatacatacataatttttgaACGTGCTAATCTGCAATCTAGAgataaaatctaaaatattacaatttaatggaaaacaagGTGCTTCTTAAACCTTGCCAATTGTTcagtaaagtatatataaaatctgttagtacaaatcaaaaaacaatGGCTTTCAAAAGGATATAATTACGATGAATTTGTACCGAGGAGCAAGAGATTAAGGATACTCTCTTCTAAgatataaaatgtgtatatattgaATGTTAAATTTTCACGAAGAAATTACGGAATCCCAGAACATTTAGGAGTTTAGATGTTTGCGTCAGCACAAGTGTATttaatatctgtatgtatgtatataggtaaaaaatattgcataatttATGTTGATTACAACtcattatttaaaacaaacacATATTAATAGGCGATAAGAAACTGGAATACATCGATTGATATGATAATAGTTCGCGAcgattttacatttaaaatccAATCCATTCAGTAGCCAGTAGTATTGTAAATCGGAACAAAATGTTGCGAAGACAACTTTCCTTTCGAATGGAGGACCAGGAAAGTTTAGAAAgttctcaaaatatttatattacattaaTTCATTTTCTATTCATTATAGATGAATCGGCGATTTTCTCGAGTAGAGTCCGGTGCTGACTTAAAAGATTTCTTTGATCGCGGTGATGTTGCGTCGCGAGAAAATCGATGGAATTTTGAAATAGCATGGGAGGTGGCTAATAAAGTTGGAGGCATCTACACAGTCATTCGTTCGAAAGCATATGTTTCAACAGAGGAGATGGGTGAGCAGCTGTGTCTCATGGGCCCTTATAAGGAGCATTGTGCACGCACAGAAATGGAGGAGATAGAATTTCCACGCGGTAATCCACTCCTAGATGCAGTGAATACAATGAGAACGCGAggttataaaatacatacaggGCGTTGGTTAGTTGATGGTAACCCACAACTCATACTTTTTGATATCGGCTCAGGTGCATGGAAATTAGATCAATTCAAATCAGAGTTATGGGAAAAATGTCATGTTGGTAAGAGATTTATAAAcgagttaatatatatatatatatatatatgtatatttgtcattttataataaatcttAGGCGTACCACATTTAGATGTTGAAACAAACGATGCGATTATATTAGGCTTTATGATTACTGAATTTCTTGAAGaggtttgtatatacatacatattaatttgttacCTTAGTATAGCACGATTCTAACctcacatatgtgtatattcagGTTTCAAGTAGtctgaaaatatgtatgtcttGCTATAGTGATTTTTATCAAAACCATTATGCTTATTTAATTAAAGGAATTGTAAGCTGAACCAGCTAAATTTGGTTCACAAATGAATGTGAGATTAGGATATTATTTCTAAGGCAACGGTAAATAAGTACACGTATAAAGTAAATAATCAATGATTTGATTACTATAATTTTAGTTTCAAAATCGTGCTTTAGATTATTCTAGCAACCATGAACTGCAAACCCCTAGAATAGTCGCTCATTTTCACGAATGGCAAGCGGGTGTTGGCCTGATCGCGCTACGGACACGACATATAGAAATTGCTACAGTTTTCACAACGCACGCTACACTCTTGGGCCGTTACCTGTGTGCTGGTAACACAGATTTCTATAATAATTTGGACAAGTTTGCTGTAGATGAAGAAGCGGGAAAACGACAAATTTACCACCGATATTGTATTGAAAGAGCTGCCACTCATTTATGTCATGTGTTCACAACAGTATCTGAAATTACCGGATATGAAGCAGAACATTTACTCAAGCGAAAACCTGATATCATAACGCCAAATGGGCtcaatgtgaaaaaattttccgCCATACACGAATTCCAAAACTTGCATGCAGTTGCTAAAGAAAAAATCAATGAATTCGTTCGGGGACATTTTTATGGGTAGGTTCTATTATCAATTGCTGATGTGCAAAAAGAGATTTTAatcatttacttatttatagacATATGGATTTTGATTTAGATAAGacgctttatttttttattgctggaCGCTATGAATTTGGAAATAAAGGTGCTGATATATTCATAGAATCATTGGCTCGACTCAATGCCATGTTAAAACATGAAAAGCCTGATACAACTGTTGTCGCGTTCCTTATATTTCCCaccaaagtaaataattttaatgtagaTTCCCTACGTGGGCACGCAGTTATTAAACAATTGCGCGACACCATTAACAACGTGCAAAATTCAATTGGCAAACGTATGTTTGACTCTTGCGTGAAAGGACATATACCTAGCCCAGATGAACTCCTTACAAAAGATGATTTGGTTAAAATTAAACGTTGCATGTTCGCTATGCAGAGAGATTCAATGCCTCCAGTAACTACACACAATATAgtaagatacatacatatatcgcatAGACATTATGAATGGACTATATTATACAAACATTTTACTCATTGTTACTCAGGTTGATGACTGGAATGACCCTGTTTTGAGTGCTATTCGGCGCTGCAATTTGTTCAACTCGGTGCATGATAGGGTGAAAATGGTCTTCCATCCTGAGTTTTTAACGTCTACAAATCCACTTTTTGGCATTGATTATGAAGAATTTGTACGTGGCTGCCATTTAGGAGTATTTCCGTCGTACTATGAACCTTGGGGATACACCCCAGCGGAGTGCACAGTTATGGGAATACCAAGCATAACTACAAACTTGTCTGGCTTTGGTTGTTTTATGAATGAGCATATTTGCGAACCGAAGtcttatggtatatatattgttGACCGTCGATACATTGGTTTGGAAAACAGTGTTCAACAACTTTCCGGATTTATGATGGAGTTTTCAAGATTAAATCGGCGACAACGCATAATTCAGAGAAATCGTACGGAACGTCTTAGTGATCTTTTAGATTGGAGAACTTTAGGAATTGTAAGTAATGAGtgtatttaagtaaatttattttataaaacataattttaaaattttttttaaagtactaCCGCCAAGCTAGAGTTAAGGCACTACAAGCTGTATACCCTGATTATGTTGATGAAGGATCTCTCTACAGTTCACGGAGTACATTGAACTTTTCTAGGCCCTTCAGTGAACCACCAAGCCCTACATCCTCCAGTAACTTTCTAATTTAATacgtaataatttttgtttaaactttttttctctAGGACACACAACACCTGCTCCATCAGTGCATGGCTCTGACGATGAAGATTCCGTAGATGATGAAAAAGAATTAAAGGAATTGGGAATTAAGTAAAAACACTTTCAACTGTAGACTAACCTTCTTGGCTAAttcatattaacaaatttaaaaagttttttttttaaatgcagttAATATTGAATGTTATGTATAAAATAgagatttaaattatattagagttttaagttatttcattgaaataataCTTAACAATCCGTAAAACCACATTAGCCACAAGAAACATATGCTGTGTTTGAAAAGTAATTATGCTCAAACTGTATTTGCTGCCCTACAGAGGCTTCATAAATTCCAAAATCTTCGgcaagaaatacaaatgttaTCGTtctaaattgcatatttttttttcaagagtattgattttttcgtattttttttaatcgtttatatttttttctcatttattttATAGTAGAACGTACAGACaaacaaatgtaaattttaaactgatttaaataacgttatgttatgttaaacAGGATTCTCGAATACTAGGAAATATATGTCGCTTTTCGTAGGTCAGTTATTTACAGTTAAATTTTCTGACAACTTCTTGTTTGTGTTGAATACGTGATGcataaaattgtgttgaaaaGAGTTTAAAACGATGTGTTTTTATTGTGTGTTGTGCCCTTGAGTTCGAACGGTCGATTTATTAGTACTTTCGATTAGTGTtcaacgaaatcgtgaatggaatacaatcatatttggtatcatattCACTTATTATGAAGCtcagttttataactatattttatttccctacagcgaaaaaaatacaaaatcatatgtgatataaactcaaccgaagaggctaaatttagtatatattgGGAAACGGAAGGGCTGACTGCattcatttttgacattgctcaggtatacttgagaacttattttcaagtaattttacgATCTttattgatttgtatactggaaagtaaaataatcaatttttttaatgttttgttatatgggaagtaggcgctGTTGTTGTGATTATCTAGATAATGTTTAGGGGAAAGCAATAAGTTGGCTGTCTTCGAAGTCACTTAACGTTAGGcacaggaaacgagctgtttcgacgggttcGGGACATAGATAGAGGAGAGTTTAATGAGTAGGCTTTCTTGGGCATACAAAGAGGTGATAAGTGTTATGCGAGGACTCTTTGCATGCGGGACATAGATTTTGTTTGCCAGGGTCTAGTCTAAATAAGtaagagtttaacctgctacaatatctaGAGCGAAGTTGCGCTAAGGTCACTCTTATTTCAcgcggcaactcgagctcttgtTATGAAATAGGTAGTTTTTGAACTTCAAGTACGCTGTTCACTGGAAGGGAGCCTATGAAGGTGTTAAAAGCTCCACTGTGAATTTATCTAtctttataggttttcggttAATGGagttttatgggcgtggcactggtccaattacgcccatcaaCGAACTCGTctttacttttttgccaaggaatatGGGTAGAaaatttcattacgatatctcaatttttactcaagttacaagtTAAgtcttgcacggacagacgtaGAAAAGTCGTATTTTGTAAATTCAAACAACTTAAATTGTAATAATCGAAATATACACTAAAGTTGGTTAATTGGTTGTAAGTTCTCCAGTTTTGCTACGTTAGAGGAGATCACAACCTTAAAAATTCACAACATACTTAAAAGCTTAGATTTTAGAGCTTTATTATATAACAAGAGACATTAATGAATATAAAAGCTTATGCaacgtacaaatatatatatatattatatagtatataggaaCTCATTCATTCTTTGGAGCATGTCCACAAAACCGAACACGGCGCTGAATACTTGCAAGCGTGTTGGAACCATAAACAGTTTATACGCGAGAGTGATTTCGTGCGGACATGAATCTCGGCAGTCAACGGGTAATTTAGAAGAACTTAAGTAAATAcacaattttacaaaaaataaaaataaaatattttcatttgggTGTGGGTCTGTGTATGCGTATGAGTTTTCGAATTCGTTCGTACAGTACATACGACGTGTCCACTAAATATGGAAACTTGACGCGCCTTTGCCTCCCTCAATTCATCgtaggca
It contains:
- the Glys gene encoding glycogen [starch] synthase, with translation MNRRFSRVESGADLKDFFDRGDVASRENRWNFEIAWEVANKVGGIYTVIRSKAYVSTEEMGEQLCLMGPYKEHCARTEMEEIEFPRGNPLLDAVNTMRTRGYKIHTGRWLVDGNPQLILFDIGSGAWKLDQFKSELWEKCHVGVPHLDVETNDAIILGFMITEFLEEFQNRALDYSSNHELQTPRIVAHFHEWQAGVGLIALRTRHIEIATVFTTHATLLGRYLCAGNTDFYNNLDKFAVDEEAGKRQIYHRYCIERAATHLCHVFTTVSEITGYEAEHLLKRKPDIITPNGLNVKKFSAIHEFQNLHAVAKEKINEFVRGHFYGHMDFDLDKTLYFFIAGRYEFGNKGADIFIESLARLNAMLKHEKPDTTVVAFLIFPTKVNNFNVDSLRGHAVIKQLRDTINNVQNSIGKRMFDSCVKGHIPSPDELLTKDDLVKIKRCMFAMQRDSMPPVTTHNIVDDWNDPVLSAIRRCNLFNSVHDRVKMVFHPEFLTSTNPLFGIDYEEFVRGCHLGVFPSYYEPWGYTPAECTVMGIPSITTNLSGFGCFMNEHICEPKSYGIYIVDRRYIGLENSVQQLSGFMMEFSRLNRRQRIIQRNRTERLSDLLDWRTLGIYYRQARVKALQAVYPDYVDEGSLYSSRSTLNFSRPFSEPPSPTSSRHTTPAPSVHGSDDEDSVDDEKELKELGIK